GACCATCATGCCCGCCAGTTCATTCTCACTGATCCTTCTGAAGTAGTCAGAAATTGGCTGCTTGTCGTAGACCATGGCTGCGGTCTCGTCGTACTGCGAAGCGCGAAGTGTAAGGGATGCGGTCGGCCCGCGTGCTTGCAGAGCCTTGTGGGAGTACGGAAAATAGTTTCCGAGCAAGTGAACTATGCCCCAGTGGCGCTAGACGGATTACCCACCGGATTGGCATGAGCGCGGGTTCGAGGGCTACCAGACGTGGTTCTCGCCATTGGAAAAGCAGAGCGTCTGCCCTCTGATCAGCGTGGAAGCGCTTGCCGAACCAATTGAGGTTTTCGAGCACACCGTCGAGTGGGTGACCAGAAGCAACTCCCTTTCCTTTCCACAAGCCCGTCATCTCGGTCGGAAAGACGGGTTCAAGCGAAAGAAACCAGGTTAATGCCAAATGTTGATCTGGGAAAGCCATGTCCTCCATGCGACGTCTCGCTTCCTGAAAGTAAATTTAGACAAACGATTCATACCACGACGACACGTCGAGATTAGGCCGATGCTGATGCTACGAGCGTGCGAGTGAACTGCTTTCCACCCACCTACGTTCCCGAATGGCCAGCCGTGTAATACTCGTCACTTGACGCTGTTACTTCTGCCTGATGAGTGTGATTAAACAGGATATCAACCAGAGGGTGGCAGGGTGTTCAAATCAGCGGTCGACACTTCACACGGGGCAATTGCATATATCGACTCTAGGGGAGCCGGCGTGCCCTTGGTGATGGTGCATGCTAACTCCCTTTGCAAAGAAGAGTTCACGCCTCAGATCAAAGCCCTCTCTGGTGTGCGTCGTGTCATCGCATTCGACTTGCCAGGGCACGGCTTTTCGGCAAATGCCAATGACCCGAGACGGACATACAACATGTCTGGCTACGCCGATGCACTGCTTGAGGCGCTTGAGCGTATGAAGGTGAATCGCTTCTTGGCACTCGGACATTCACTTGGCGGACACGTCGTGCTTGAAATGATAGCAAAGAACGCTGCAATCGACGGCGCGCTGATCTTCGGGACGCCGCCAGTTGTGAACTCTCCGGAGGGGTTGCAAGCGGGTTTCAAACCGAGCCCCGAAATGGCCTACACGGGTAGTCCGATATTGAATGATGATCAGGTCTCGATGGTTGCCGAACTTGCGCTAGGGCCTGACGGCGCTACGGAAGAATTCTTCCTCAACGCCGTGCGTAGGACCGACGGCAGTGCCCGTCAGTTGATGATCGAGAGCGCATTGAGAGGCGAGGGTAGCAATCAGCGCCGAACCGCCGAGACATCGCCGGTTCCACTGGTCGTGGTCAATGGGGAGAATGATCCGGTCATTAATCTCGACTATATCGATAGTCTGCATTTCGCAAGCATCTGGGGAGGGGAGCCCATTCGTATAAAGGGCGCTGGTCATGCAGTTCACTGGGAACAAGCGACGAAGTTCAACGAGTTGCTTTTGCGCTTTGAAGATTTCGTGAATGAGGGTCGGGCTATTGGCTCAGGAAGCTGAAGTTCACTGCACGGGACGTGGAAGTGATCGATAGACTGCCGTTACCGGCTGGACATTAGTAGTTGGTCCCCATTCTGCGACACGAAAGGGCTATCTACGAAGATCGGATGTTTTGTCGTCAGAGGCATTAGGAGATTGAAGCTCGCCGCTGTCTCGTTAGCATCCCTAGTCTTTTGGTAAAGCCGCCGCACTCGTGAATATCCAGTCGGCAGTTTCCTGACACGCTCCACCTTACGCTTCGACCAGCCAGGCTAGGTTATCAGCTTACTTGATCCGGAGCACGAGCGTCCGCCACTTGTGAGGCGACTTCTTCGGGACGATCTTCATGATTCACTAACAGTCAAATACAGCACTTTTTATCCAGCGGCGGGCCTTTAATGGACAGGCTGTTAAGGGCAAAGATGAAGTGCACGGCCGGCCGCTATTTGAAAGCAAACTTAGTTATCTTACCATTATGTAGTTACCTCATTAGTAACCAGATTCACTTAATGACACATTGTTTAGTTGTTTTTAATGGTTGTGAAACAACCTCCATCTGAATGTGCCCTCCAAGTTGAGGGACTAGCAATGAAAAATAGACATCCACTCCGAATTCAGCTCACTATCCAAGGCGGCGGCGCAAAGTTCATAACTATGCTCCCCGCCGCACAGGCCTTCTGTGACAAGCGCACCGCAGGCGATATTTATATTACTCGCGTCTCCGGTGCCAGCGCGGGTTCGATAGTAGCCGCGCTTATAGCCACGAATGCGAACTTCGAAAGAGTTTTCGAATTCCTGGATAACAACGGAGATCGTTACGTAGGAAAAATGCGAGGAATCTCCCGATTTATGCCCTTCAGTTTCATGCGCAAGGGATGGTGGATTTTGAAAGTCGTCAGTGGTTATTCAGTCGTTAGTCCGAGACTACTAAGACGATTCTTGATCGAGATGTTTTCCTACAGCTGCCCCGATCTTCGTCACATAAATGGGGACGTATCCAAAGTTACAATTGCCGACATTGAAAAAAGATTCAATTGCAAGCTAAGAATCGGTCTCTCGTCCCTGACCACCTTGGAAGGATCGGAGGCGGAGCCCAAAACTCCTTTCATATCTGCATTGGTAGACTCTTGCTCGATTCCCCTGTTTTTCAGGAATATCCGAAACATTGGGGAAGGCCGCTTTGTTGATGGTGGCCTTTGTGAAAATCTGCCCACGTCTTCGCTTTTTGAAGATATCGCACAGTATGGTGACCTGTTCGCAATCACTACATCAGAACCGCAAGATTCGAACTTCAGTACCGTGTTCGAGTTTATGATGGCGGTTTTTTCTGCTAGCGTGAACCATAACGTAAAGCGCAGTATTAAGATGGTTGGAGACTATCTTAACGTAGCCATTGAAAGTAAGGTGACGACGTTTGACTTTAGCGGAGCGATGGCATTTTGCCGTGACACGCAGTCTAAGGACCTAATCTACGCAAAGGCACTTAATCGCCTAGCTTCATATGCCAAAATCAAAACTATCACTGATCAACCCAACGGCAGTTTCAATTCGGGTAGATATGACCCTCAATCTATTATGGACGGGATTTTT
The DNA window shown above is from Agrobacterium tumefaciens and carries:
- a CDS encoding alpha/beta fold hydrolase → MPLVMVHANSLCKEEFTPQIKALSGVRRVIAFDLPGHGFSANANDPRRTYNMSGYADALLEALERMKVNRFLALGHSLGGHVVLEMIAKNAAIDGALIFGTPPVVNSPEGLQAGFKPSPEMAYTGSPILNDDQVSMVAELALGPDGATEEFFLNAVRRTDGSARQLMIESALRGEGSNQRRTAETSPVPLVVVNGENDPVINLDYIDSLHFASIWGGEPIRIKGAGHAVHWEQATKFNELLLRFEDFVNEGRAIGSGS
- a CDS encoding patatin-like phospholipase family protein, giving the protein MKNRHPLRIQLTIQGGGAKFITMLPAAQAFCDKRTAGDIYITRVSGASAGSIVAALIATNANFERVFEFLDNNGDRYVGKMRGISRFMPFSFMRKGWWILKVVSGYSVVSPRLLRRFLIEMFSYSCPDLRHINGDVSKVTIADIEKRFNCKLRIGLSSLTTLEGSEAEPKTPFISALVDSCSIPLFFRNIRNIGEGRFVDGGLCENLPTSSLFEDIAQYGDLFAITTSEPQDSNFSTVFEFMMAVFSASVNHNVKRSIKMVGDYLNVAIESKVTTFDFSGAMAFCRDTQSKDLIYAKALNRLASYAKIKTITDQPNGSFNSGRYDPQSIMDGIFQFHSVVSNGATKNLISTTMALFCNSLNWAEQNENDSDISFQQSVFRVGQKPVFSISINFPRDQRSQYLHPMKWQVYDKDTKKIIPSRIIPMKQRNENGVESISCCIFFEKPLSSGKEKHRDYVLEHYIEYIGGIPGLKAAPYAEFLAMSNLTDEVIEEVNLIMLIPKTYRRGLKVNADSSCSELSFGILKQSEIVRISAVLDDYRHDAIGGRFRNLKPGQRARANFVV